A window of Brachybacterium fresconis contains these coding sequences:
- a CDS encoding amino acid permease: MAMIAMGSALGTGLFLGSGEAIGIAGPAVIISFALGSLIAASVALAMGEMASRHPVRGGFGTLAARYLSPFWGYLSRWLYWIVTVCVTGAELVACAAYLAYWVPAIPLWAGIILFAAVILAINLSSVGSFGAVEFVLSSIKVIAVFVFIVIGAVLVIFGLPSAPASGFVELTADGGFAPMGWAPVWIALSVVMFSFGGIELLSITAAEAKDPARSIRTAARTTIVRLAFFYVFCIGIVLCLVPWRQAAGTGEEVATSPFVMVFDRIGIPGAADITNVLVLIAALSAANANLYAGSRMIHSLAADGLAPRFAAVTTARRVPVVGIALSSIGLVGAALLAFSGVGGVFGYMMSLVVFAVIMVWALILITYIRFRRSGITGATFRMPGGILAAGAGLVGLLAVFATVTVRPSMQIAALVGVPAVLIATVLYVAVARRRIDPSDIEDAFEEAESMR, translated from the coding sequence ATGGCGATGATCGCCATGGGCTCGGCGCTGGGCACCGGGCTCTTCCTCGGCTCCGGCGAGGCGATCGGTATCGCCGGCCCCGCCGTGATCATCTCCTTCGCGCTGGGCTCCCTGATCGCCGCCTCCGTGGCGTTGGCGATGGGGGAGATGGCCTCGCGCCATCCCGTGCGTGGCGGCTTCGGCACCCTCGCCGCCCGTTACCTCTCCCCGTTCTGGGGCTACCTCTCGCGGTGGCTGTACTGGATCGTCACCGTCTGCGTGACCGGCGCCGAGCTCGTGGCCTGCGCCGCCTACCTCGCCTACTGGGTGCCTGCGATCCCGCTGTGGGCAGGGATCATCCTGTTCGCCGCGGTGATCCTCGCGATCAACCTCTCCAGCGTCGGGTCCTTCGGCGCGGTGGAGTTCGTGCTGTCCTCGATCAAGGTCATCGCGGTGTTCGTCTTCATCGTGATCGGCGCCGTGCTGGTGATCTTCGGGCTGCCGAGCGCCCCGGCCTCCGGATTCGTCGAACTGACCGCCGACGGGGGCTTCGCCCCGATGGGCTGGGCCCCGGTGTGGATCGCGCTGTCGGTCGTGATGTTCTCCTTCGGCGGCATCGAGCTGCTGTCCATCACCGCCGCCGAGGCGAAGGACCCCGCCCGGTCCATCCGCACCGCCGCCCGCACCACCATCGTGCGCCTGGCGTTCTTCTACGTCTTCTGCATCGGCATCGTCCTGTGCCTGGTGCCGTGGCGTCAGGCCGCCGGGACCGGGGAGGAGGTGGCCACCTCCCCGTTCGTCATGGTCTTCGACCGGATCGGGATCCCCGGGGCCGCGGACATCACGAACGTGCTGGTGCTGATCGCGGCGTTGTCGGCCGCCAACGCGAACCTCTACGCCGGCAGCCGCATGATCCATTCCCTGGCCGCCGACGGGCTCGCCCCGCGCTTCGCGGCCGTGACCACGGCCCGCCGGGTGCCGGTGGTCGGCATCGCCCTGAGCTCGATCGGGCTGGTGGGCGCGGCGCTGCTCGCCTTCAGCGGCGTGGGCGGCGTGTTCGGCTACATGATGAGCCTCGTGGTGTTCGCCGTGATCATGGTGTGGGCGCTGATCCTGATCACCTACATCCGATTCCGCCGCAGCGGGATCACGGGCGCGACCTTCCGGATGCCCGGCGGGATCCTCGCCGCAGGAGCGGGCCTCGTGGGGCTGCTGGCGGTCTTTGCGACCGTGACCGTGCGACCCAGCATGCAGATCGCCGCCCTGGTGGGGGTCCCGGCCGTGCTGATCGCGACGGTGCTGTACGTCGCAGTCGCCCGTCGGCGCATCGACCCGTCTGATATCGAGGATGCCTTCGAGGAGGCCGAGAGCATGCGCTGA
- the rplI gene encoding 50S ribosomal protein L9, with amino-acid sequence MTSKLILTHEVTGLGTAGDVVDVRDGFARNFLLPRGLATPWTKGGQRQLDQIRAARGKRAIASLDEAQALKATLESKPVVLSERAGDNGRLFGAVASKEVAEGVKAMFDKDIDRRTVEFPTPIRSLGEHKATVRLHEDVFATLALQVVAAKGAPAAKA; translated from the coding sequence ATGACCAGCAAGCTCATCCTCACCCACGAGGTCACGGGGCTCGGTACCGCCGGGGACGTCGTCGACGTCCGCGACGGCTTCGCGCGCAACTTCCTGCTGCCCCGCGGTCTCGCCACCCCGTGGACCAAGGGCGGTCAGCGTCAGCTCGACCAGATCCGCGCGGCCCGCGGCAAGCGTGCGATCGCCAGCCTCGACGAGGCCCAGGCCCTCAAGGCGACCCTCGAGTCCAAGCCCGTCGTGCTCTCCGAGCGCGCTGGGGACAACGGCCGCCTCTTCGGCGCCGTGGCCTCCAAGGAGGTCGCCGAGGGCGTGAAGGCGATGTTCGACAAGGACATCGACCGTCGCACCGTCGAGTTCCCGACGCCGATCCGCTCGCTCGGCGAGCACAAGGCCACCGTGCGCCTGCACGAGGACGTCTTCGCGACCCTCGCCCTGCAGGTCGTCGCGGCCAAGGGCGCCCCCGCCGCCAAGGCCTGA
- the rpsR gene encoding 30S ribosomal protein S18, translated as MAKPSLRPPKKKLNPLKAAGLETVDYKDAALLRKFVSDRGKIRARRVTGVTVQEQRKIAKAVKNAREIALLPYSTSGR; from the coding sequence ATGGCCAAGCCCTCACTTCGTCCCCCGAAGAAGAAGCTGAACCCGCTGAAGGCCGCCGGTCTCGAGACCGTCGACTACAAGGACGCCGCGCTGCTGCGCAAATTCGTCTCCGACCGCGGCAAGATCCGTGCCCGTCGGGTCACCGGCGTCACCGTCCAGGAGCAGCGCAAGATCGCGAAGGCCGTGAAGAACGCCCGCGAGATCGCTCTCCTGCCGTACTCGACCTCCGGCCGCTGA
- a CDS encoding single-stranded DNA-binding protein — translation MANDTVITVIGNLTADPELRFTQSGIAVASFTIASTPRMFDRQANEWKDGEALFLRCSIWRDAAENVAESLEKGARVVAQGRLKQRSFTDREGNNRTSIELDVDEIGPSLRYATAKANKVQRGGGRGGQGGFGGGAPQGAPQGGGQGGYGGQGGYNNAPQGAPAADPWAGGGNQGGYDDPPF, via the coding sequence ATGGCGAATGACACCGTCATCACGGTGATCGGCAACCTCACCGCTGATCCCGAGCTGCGTTTCACGCAGTCCGGCATCGCGGTCGCGTCGTTCACCATCGCGTCCACCCCGCGCATGTTCGACCGTCAGGCGAACGAGTGGAAGGACGGCGAGGCTCTGTTCCTGCGCTGCTCCATCTGGCGCGACGCCGCGGAGAACGTGGCCGAGTCGCTGGAGAAGGGCGCCCGCGTCGTCGCACAGGGCCGCCTGAAGCAGCGCTCCTTCACCGACCGTGAGGGCAACAACCGCACCAGCATCGAGCTCGACGTCGACGAGATCGGCCCCTCGCTGCGCTACGCGACCGCGAAGGCCAACAAGGTCCAGCGCGGCGGCGGACGCGGCGGTCAGGGCGGCTTCGGCGGCGGTGCCCCGCAGGGTGCGCCGCAGGGCGGTGGCCAGGGTGGTTACGGCGGTCAGGGCGGTTACAACAACGCGCCCCAGGGCGCCCCTGCCGCCGATCCGTGGGCCGGTGGCGGCAACCAGGGCGGGTACGACGACCCTCCCTTCTGA
- the rpsF gene encoding 30S ribosomal protein S6: MRKYEMVVILDPSVDERTITETFEKLVQVIPNEGGSIDNVDIWGKRKFAYEIDKKVEGIYIVFTFTAKAETSQELDRQLGLNESVMRTKVMRLDAR, translated from the coding sequence ATGCGTAAGTACGAAATGGTCGTGATCCTCGACCCGTCCGTCGACGAGCGGACCATCACCGAGACCTTCGAGAAGCTCGTGCAGGTCATCCCCAACGAGGGTGGCTCCATCGACAACGTCGACATCTGGGGCAAGCGGAAGTTCGCCTACGAGATCGACAAGAAGGTCGAGGGCATCTACATCGTCTTCACCTTCACCGCGAAGGCCGAGACCTCGCAGGAGCTGGACCGCCAGCTCGGGCTCAACGAGTCCGTCATGCGCACCAAGGTCATGCGTCTCGACGCCCGGTGA
- a CDS encoding ABC transporter ATP-binding protein translates to MSAPDTASSLRLAAATVAYGERPVLAGLDFTVPRGAFTAVIGPNGCGKSTLLKTLARTLRPRAGAALLDERPLARWWPKAVARRIALLPQDPVVPEGITVRALVGRGRHPYHSPLRQWSPGDDEAVASALAATGVGQIAERPVAGLSGGQRQRVWVAMVLAQDTEYVLLDEPTSFLDVAHQIDVLHLCQDMREQGRTVVTVLHDLNQAARYADHLVVMDSGRIVASGAPEEVLCQELVAEVFGLRAQIAADPQSGSPMVVPIRRDR, encoded by the coding sequence ATGAGCGCACCCGATACCGCCTCGTCCCTGCGTCTGGCCGCGGCGACCGTCGCCTACGGCGAGAGGCCCGTCCTGGCCGGCCTCGACTTCACGGTCCCGCGCGGCGCCTTCACCGCGGTGATCGGCCCCAACGGCTGCGGCAAGTCCACGCTGCTGAAGACCCTCGCGCGCACCCTGCGCCCGCGGGCCGGAGCGGCCCTGCTCGATGAGCGGCCGCTCGCCCGCTGGTGGCCGAAGGCCGTCGCCCGACGCATCGCTCTGCTGCCGCAGGACCCGGTCGTCCCCGAGGGCATCACGGTGCGGGCCCTGGTGGGACGGGGCCGCCACCCGTACCACTCGCCGCTGCGGCAGTGGTCGCCCGGGGACGACGAGGCGGTCGCGTCCGCCCTCGCCGCCACCGGCGTCGGGCAGATCGCCGAGCGCCCGGTGGCGGGTCTGTCCGGAGGGCAGCGCCAGCGGGTGTGGGTCGCGATGGTCCTCGCCCAGGACACCGAGTACGTGCTGCTGGACGAGCCCACCTCCTTCCTCGACGTCGCCCACCAGATCGATGTGCTGCATCTGTGCCAGGACATGCGTGAGCAGGGGCGCACCGTCGTCACCGTCCTGCACGACCTCAACCAGGCCGCCCGCTACGCCGACCACCTGGTGGTGATGGACTCCGGCCGGATCGTCGCCTCCGGCGCGCCCGAGGAGGTGCTCTGTCAGGAGCTGGTGGCCGAGGTGTTCGGACTGCGCGCGCAGATCGCGGCCGACCCGCAGAGCGGTTCGCCGATGGTGGTGCCGATCCGTCGCGATCGCTGA
- a CDS encoding FecCD family ABC transporter permease, producing MDRALISRALRSRPLAIGAAVIAAILAGAVATLAWGELGVRPGELVSAARGDAGTKVTFVLERLRGPRLLVGIGAGIALGLAGALFQTVTRNPLGSPDVIGIGAGAGAGVALSTLLAPGLVPAPVGALLGAAAAIGLVHVSTGLGFASPARVIITGIGVSAMALAVTQYVVAVALRDRSSQLAGYLVGTLNSRSLDQAALIGIALVVLIPGIALVSHDLRMMDLGDELADALGGSALRTRTAAIGLSVLLAAAAVAVAGPVSFVALAAPHIARRSAGAPGPQLVLSALVGALIMVLADLAVQHVAPVKDLPVGVITAGLGGVYLGYLLLAEWKRSDA from the coding sequence ATGGATCGCGCGCTGATCTCCCGGGCGCTGAGGTCCCGCCCGCTGGCCATCGGGGCTGCGGTGATCGCGGCGATCCTCGCCGGGGCCGTGGCCACCCTGGCCTGGGGCGAGCTCGGGGTCCGGCCCGGCGAGCTGGTCTCCGCGGCGCGGGGTGATGCCGGCACGAAGGTCACCTTCGTGCTGGAGCGCCTGCGCGGGCCCCGTCTGCTGGTCGGCATCGGCGCGGGCATCGCCCTCGGGCTGGCCGGAGCACTGTTCCAGACCGTCACCCGCAACCCCTTGGGCAGCCCCGATGTGATCGGCATCGGGGCCGGCGCCGGTGCCGGGGTGGCTCTGTCGACCCTGCTGGCCCCGGGCCTGGTGCCCGCCCCCGTGGGCGCCCTGCTCGGAGCCGCCGCGGCCATCGGCCTCGTCCACGTCTCCACCGGCCTCGGCTTCGCCTCCCCGGCCCGCGTGATCATCACCGGCATCGGGGTCTCCGCGATGGCGCTGGCCGTGACGCAGTACGTCGTGGCCGTCGCCCTGCGGGACCGCTCCTCCCAGCTCGCCGGCTACCTGGTGGGCACCCTGAACTCCCGCAGCCTCGACCAGGCCGCGCTGATCGGCATCGCCCTGGTGGTGCTGATCCCCGGGATCGCGCTGGTCTCCCACGACCTGCGGATGATGGACCTGGGCGATGAGCTGGCCGACGCTCTCGGCGGCTCCGCCCTGCGCACCCGGACCGCGGCGATCGGCCTGTCCGTGCTGCTGGCGGCGGCAGCGGTCGCGGTCGCCGGCCCCGTCTCCTTCGTGGCCCTGGCCGCCCCCCATATCGCCCGCCGTTCGGCCGGCGCCCCCGGCCCGCAGCTCGTGCTGTCCGCGCTGGTCGGGGCGCTGATCATGGTGCTGGCCGACCTCGCCGTCCAGCACGTGGCCCCGGTCAAGGACCTCCCCGTCGGCGTCATCACCGCCGGCCTGGGCGGCGTCTATCTGGGCTACCTCCTGCTCGCCGAATGGAAGAGGTCCGACGCATGA
- a CDS encoding iron ABC transporter permease, translating into MSRTEFAPHAPADDLSAGPSVEPGPAAFEVDGARRLSPWLVLMAVIVLLGIAATASLALGARAASPSEVWTALRGGGQEHLRQVVAAREPRTVLGAVVGAALAASGLLIQGVTRNPLGEPGLLGVTSGASAAVVTATAFWGFSGGGATVWVALPGALLAVVVVHLLGRPAGSHSVVPLILAGAVISAVLYAYIQAMILTRPDVFDSYRHWVVGSLAGSSYATLAAVAPALVLGLVLAVGVAPGLNLLALGDDVATSLGTPVGLLRTGAILAATLLAAAATAAVGPIAFVGLAVPHLARGLVGSDHRWQLPICLLLGAALLLGSDVLARVIVRPQELMVGVVTAFLGAPFLLWSVRRGKVTT; encoded by the coding sequence GTGAGCAGGACCGAGTTCGCCCCGCATGCCCCGGCCGACGACCTGTCGGCCGGGCCGTCGGTCGAGCCCGGGCCTGCCGCGTTCGAGGTGGACGGGGCCCGACGCCTCTCACCCTGGCTGGTGCTGATGGCGGTCATCGTGCTGCTCGGGATCGCCGCGACAGCGAGCCTCGCACTCGGGGCGCGAGCCGCGAGCCCGTCGGAGGTGTGGACCGCCCTGCGCGGGGGCGGGCAGGAGCATCTGCGACAGGTGGTCGCCGCCCGGGAGCCCCGTACGGTGCTCGGCGCCGTCGTCGGGGCCGCCCTGGCCGCGTCCGGGCTCCTCATCCAGGGGGTTACCCGCAATCCGCTCGGCGAACCGGGCCTGCTGGGCGTGACCAGCGGCGCCTCCGCCGCGGTGGTGACCGCGACCGCCTTCTGGGGCTTCTCCGGCGGCGGAGCGACCGTCTGGGTCGCCCTGCCCGGGGCGCTGCTCGCCGTGGTGGTGGTCCATCTGCTGGGCCGGCCCGCGGGCTCCCACTCCGTCGTGCCGCTGATCCTGGCCGGCGCCGTGATCTCCGCCGTGCTGTATGCGTACATCCAGGCGATGATCCTGACCCGCCCCGACGTCTTCGACTCCTACCGCCACTGGGTGGTGGGCTCGCTGGCCGGCTCCTCCTATGCCACCCTCGCCGCCGTCGCTCCGGCGCTCGTGCTCGGCCTGGTGCTGGCGGTCGGGGTCGCGCCGGGCCTGAACCTGCTGGCCCTGGGCGATGACGTCGCCACCTCGCTCGGCACGCCGGTGGGACTGCTGCGCACCGGTGCGATCCTGGCCGCGACCCTGCTGGCGGCCGCCGCCACCGCGGCCGTCGGACCGATCGCCTTCGTCGGCCTCGCCGTCCCTCACCTGGCGCGCGGTCTCGTGGGCAGCGATCATCGCTGGCAGCTGCCGATCTGCCTGCTGCTGGGGGCCGCCCTGCTGCTGGGCTCCGACGTCCTCGCCCGGGTGATCGTCCGCCCCCAGGAGCTGATGGTCGGGGTGGTCACGGCGTTCCTCGGCGCCCCGTTCCTGCTGTGGTCCGTACGGCGCGGGAAGGTGACGACCTGA
- a CDS encoding iron-siderophore ABC transporter substrate-binding protein, with protein MTVPTRPTRRAWLGGVLVAPLALAACSAEGDGDGSGASDGGGSGGFAPVTIEHALGSAEITEKPQRIVTLGQGSAETAIALGIIPVGIEEYAWGADDTGYLPWIHEAVTEAGADLPEQFTGGTELDVEAVLALAPDVILAPWSGVTQEQFDILTDIAPTVAYAEQPWVITWQEQITTIGKALGEDEPAAGLIEEIHARFEKAAQPEYADYTFSFIYNSGPGTLGVFYEDEQRVAMVRALGLTVDPVTQELGEWDVPGTDSAMIGLENADLLADSDLIITFYSDEANRTEIEAQDLYASIPAIEAGAVVAPTDHSFVTGSSIITPLTVPWALERYLPMIDEAIAQVPTA; from the coding sequence ATGACCGTCCCCACCCGTCCGACCCGCCGCGCCTGGCTCGGTGGTGTCCTCGTCGCACCGCTCGCGCTCGCCGCCTGCAGCGCGGAGGGTGACGGCGACGGCTCCGGTGCCTCCGACGGCGGCGGGTCGGGAGGCTTCGCGCCGGTGACGATCGAGCACGCGCTGGGCAGCGCCGAGATCACGGAGAAGCCGCAGCGGATCGTCACCCTCGGCCAGGGATCGGCGGAGACTGCCATCGCGCTGGGGATCATCCCCGTCGGCATCGAGGAGTACGCCTGGGGCGCGGACGACACCGGCTACCTGCCGTGGATCCACGAGGCGGTCACCGAGGCCGGTGCTGACCTGCCCGAGCAGTTCACGGGCGGCACCGAGCTCGACGTCGAGGCGGTCCTCGCGCTCGCGCCCGACGTCATCCTCGCGCCCTGGTCCGGCGTGACCCAGGAACAGTTCGACATCCTCACCGACATCGCCCCCACCGTCGCCTACGCCGAGCAGCCCTGGGTGATCACCTGGCAGGAGCAGATCACCACGATCGGGAAGGCCCTGGGCGAGGACGAGCCCGCCGCCGGCCTGATCGAGGAGATCCACGCGCGATTCGAGAAGGCCGCGCAGCCGGAGTACGCCGACTACACCTTCTCCTTCATCTACAACTCCGGTCCCGGCACTCTCGGCGTCTTCTACGAGGACGAGCAGCGGGTGGCGATGGTCCGTGCGCTCGGCCTCACCGTCGACCCCGTCACCCAGGAGCTGGGCGAGTGGGACGTGCCCGGGACCGATTCGGCCATGATCGGTCTGGAGAACGCGGACCTGCTGGCCGACTCGGACCTCATCATCACCTTCTACTCCGACGAGGCCAACCGCACGGAGATCGAGGCCCAGGACCTCTACGCCTCGATCCCGGCCATCGAGGCGGGCGCGGTCGTCGCGCCGACGGACCACTCCTTCGTCACCGGCTCCTCGATCATCACCCCGCTGACGGTTCCGTGGGCCCTGGAGCGCTACCTCCCCATGATCGACGAGGCCATCGCGCAGGTCCCCACGGCCTGA
- a CDS encoding transglycosylase domain-containing protein, translating into MSDSRRSSRGSSGRSSRSKSSASGGARRAAGVRRASSGKPAGKGSEPKGTSRTARTSGSGAAAAGAAKGASAKGSSAKSSAAKGSGASSSPKSTSRTSAPGGAAASTAASSSSADTGGRTSVNSRHARPGAKSAAATTAAAGGAGRAGAGGRGRKAAATNFLNYPRAGAKNPWRWIPSLRLIVGAMALLVLCGLGFAVWLYNDTEVPEPSDFALAQTSRVYFSDGETEMGTFSEINRTELSSDEIPQNIKDAVVASEDESFYENRGVSPRGIVRALVNNLSGGSRQGASTITQQYVERYYTGTTTSYVGKAKEAVMALKIDQELSKDEILSRYLNTIYFGRGAYGVQEASQAYFGKDASELTDEEAALLVAVIPGPSAYDPANNKEKSVQLWDRVISRQVNVGQLTPETADAMQFPETIEPQSENSLGGTNGYLLAQVRSELLEQGFTEEEINTGGFTIVSTIDPAIQENTVQAVENLPEDRPERNHVGTVTIDPSTGAIKAMYGGEDFVTQPRNDATQSRMQAGSIFKTFTLIAALEDGYPLDSRWDGNSPKTFPGWTVKNFSDTDYGRVTLEKATASSINTAYAEVNTEIGPERTEETAIALGLPETTPGLDADVSNVLGTASPTVTEMGEVYSTIAAGGVHHGSHIVKNVTRPDGSTRYEFQSEERRVIDEDVAINATVALQGPPTTGSARDLQGVMNGREIAGKTGTSESFRSAWFVGFTPQLVTAVGMFQPSEDGTSEEQLTPFGGEENITGGTFPTQIWGDIMSPSLEGQEMLQFPAQVQLDNETRERSYTPPPPPPSQEEEPNEEPTDEPSEEPSDEPSEEPSEEPSEEPSESPSEEPSEESSESLSEEPSDEPSEEPSESPSESPANEGDDQEASRPTQGNEPEGGVDGNASEDPAGVDPADRADALPSAEPATTREDGSA; encoded by the coding sequence ATGAGCGATTCCCGCCGCTCGTCCCGTGGCTCGTCGGGCCGATCCTCGCGATCGAAGTCCTCGGCGAGCGGTGGCGCACGCCGTGCAGCCGGAGTGCGCCGCGCGTCCTCCGGCAAGCCGGCGGGCAAGGGCTCGGAGCCCAAGGGCACCAGCCGCACTGCCAGGACCTCCGGGTCGGGTGCCGCAGCAGCGGGAGCCGCGAAGGGTGCCTCTGCCAAGGGTTCCTCCGCGAAGAGCTCTGCGGCGAAGGGATCCGGCGCGTCCAGCTCCCCGAAGTCCACCTCCCGGACCTCTGCCCCGGGTGGGGCGGCCGCCTCGACGGCGGCATCGTCCTCGTCCGCGGACACCGGCGGGCGCACCTCCGTCAATTCCCGCCACGCACGCCCGGGGGCGAAGAGCGCCGCAGCCACGACGGCCGCCGCGGGCGGTGCCGGGCGCGCAGGGGCCGGAGGAAGGGGCAGGAAAGCGGCGGCGACCAACTTCCTGAACTACCCCCGCGCCGGGGCCAAGAACCCGTGGCGCTGGATCCCCTCCCTCCGACTGATCGTCGGCGCGATGGCGCTGCTGGTCCTGTGCGGTCTCGGCTTCGCCGTGTGGCTGTACAACGACACCGAGGTGCCCGAGCCCTCCGATTTCGCCCTGGCCCAGACCAGCCGCGTCTACTTCTCCGACGGAGAGACGGAGATGGGCACGTTCAGCGAGATCAACCGCACCGAGCTGTCCTCGGACGAGATCCCGCAGAACATCAAGGACGCGGTGGTCGCCAGCGAGGACGAGAGCTTCTACGAGAACCGCGGAGTCTCCCCGCGCGGCATCGTCCGCGCCCTGGTCAACAACCTCTCCGGAGGCTCCCGCCAGGGCGCCTCGACCATCACCCAGCAGTACGTCGAGCGGTACTACACCGGCACCACCACCTCCTACGTCGGCAAGGCGAAGGAGGCGGTGATGGCGCTGAAGATCGACCAGGAGCTCAGCAAGGACGAGATCCTCTCGAGATACCTCAACACCATCTACTTCGGGCGGGGTGCCTACGGCGTGCAGGAGGCCTCCCAGGCGTACTTCGGCAAGGACGCCTCCGAGCTGACCGACGAGGAGGCCGCGCTGCTGGTGGCCGTCATCCCCGGCCCGTCCGCCTACGATCCGGCGAACAACAAGGAGAAGTCCGTCCAGCTCTGGGACCGGGTGATCTCGCGACAGGTCAACGTCGGCCAGCTGACGCCCGAGACGGCCGACGCGATGCAGTTCCCCGAGACCATCGAGCCCCAGAGCGAGAACTCGCTCGGGGGGACCAACGGGTATCTCCTGGCCCAGGTGCGCAGCGAGCTCCTCGAACAGGGCTTCACCGAGGAGGAGATCAACACCGGCGGCTTCACGATCGTCTCCACGATCGACCCGGCCATCCAGGAGAACACGGTCCAGGCGGTCGAGAACCTGCCCGAGGACCGGCCCGAGCGCAACCACGTCGGCACCGTGACGATCGATCCGTCCACAGGGGCCATCAAGGCGATGTACGGCGGGGAGGACTTCGTCACCCAGCCGCGCAACGACGCCACCCAGTCCCGCATGCAGGCCGGGTCGATCTTCAAGACCTTCACCCTGATCGCGGCCCTGGAGGACGGCTACCCGCTGGACTCCCGCTGGGACGGCAACTCCCCGAAGACCTTCCCCGGCTGGACCGTCAAGAACTTCTCGGACACCGACTACGGGCGCGTGACGCTGGAGAAGGCGACCGCCAGCTCGATCAACACCGCGTATGCGGAGGTCAACACCGAGATCGGTCCGGAACGCACCGAGGAGACCGCCATCGCGCTCGGGCTGCCGGAGACGACCCCGGGCCTGGATGCCGATGTGTCCAACGTGCTCGGCACCGCCTCCCCCACGGTCACGGAGATGGGCGAGGTCTACTCGACCATCGCCGCAGGCGGCGTGCACCACGGCTCGCACATCGTCAAGAACGTGACCCGCCCCGACGGATCGACCCGGTACGAGTTCCAATCCGAGGAGCGGCGGGTCATCGACGAGGACGTCGCGATCAACGCGACGGTCGCCCTGCAGGGTCCGCCGACGACGGGCTCCGCCCGTGACCTCCAAGGAGTGATGAACGGGCGGGAGATCGCCGGCAAGACCGGAACCTCCGAGAGCTTCCGCTCCGCCTGGTTCGTGGGCTTCACCCCGCAGCTGGTCACGGCGGTGGGAATGTTCCAACCGTCGGAGGACGGCACCTCCGAGGAGCAGCTGACGCCCTTCGGGGGCGAGGAGAACATCACCGGCGGCACCTTCCCGACGCAGATCTGGGGAGACATCATGTCGCCCTCCCTCGAGGGCCAGGAGATGCTGCAGTTCCCGGCGCAGGTCCAGTTGGACAACGAGACCCGCGAGCGCAGCTACACGCCGCCGCCCCCGCCGCCGTCCCAGGAGGAGGAGCCCAACGAGGAGCCCACGGACGAGCCCAGTGAGGAGCCCTCGGACGAGCCCAGCGAGGAACCGTCGGAGGAGCCCAGCGAGGAGCCGTCGGAGTCCCCGAGCGAGGAGCCCAGCGAGGAATCCTCGGAATCCCTCAGCGAGGAGCCCTCGGACGAGCCCAGCGAGGAGCCGTCGGAGTCCCCGAGCGAGTCGCCGGCGAACGAGGGCGACGACCAGGAGGCGAGCCGACCCACGCAGGGGAACGAGCCCGAGGGAGGCGTCGACGGGAACGCTTCGGAGGACCCCGCCGGGGTCGACCCCGCCGATCGGGCCGATGCCCTGCCCTCCGCGGAACCGGCCACGACCCGGGAGGACGGCAGCGCCTGA